The Strix uralensis isolate ZFMK-TIS-50842 chromosome 23, bStrUra1, whole genome shotgun sequence genome has a segment encoding these proteins:
- the CTNNBIP1 gene encoding beta-catenin-interacting protein 1: MNREGVPGKSPEEMYIQQKVRVLLMLRKMGSNLTASEEEFLRTYAGVVNSQLSQLPQHSIDQGAEDVVMAFSRSETEDRRQ, encoded by the exons aTGAACCGTGAGGGTGTCCCCGGAAAGAGTCCGGAGGAGATGTATATTCAGCAGAAAGTGAGAGTCCTACTCATGCTGAGGAAGATGGGATCAAAC CTGACTGCTAGCGAAGAGGAGTTCTTGCGCACATACGCAGGTGTAGTGAATAGCCAACTTAGCCAGCTTCCTCAACACTCAATTGATCAGG GTGCTGAGGATGTCGTGATGGCGTTTTCCAGATCAGAGACAGAAGACAGAAGACAGTAA